The following are encoded in a window of Streptococcus pasteurianus genomic DNA:
- a CDS encoding CHY zinc finger protein, whose amino-acid sequence MIMIIYGINLDSKGRCKHYHTKQDIVALKCGKCQDYFACYQCHNQLRNHPFESVSVKAASPVFCGNCRHFLTYTEYKKGACPYCYHDFNPNCRLHETIYFKE is encoded by the coding sequence ATGATTATGATAATTTATGGAATTAATCTTGATAGTAAAGGAAGATGTAAACATTATCATACAAAGCAGGACATTGTTGCTCTCAAATGTGGTAAGTGCCAAGATTATTTTGCTTGCTATCAATGTCATAATCAGCTACGAAATCACCCTTTTGAATCAGTTTCGGTAAAAGCTGCCTCACCTGTTTTTTGTGGTAATTGCCGCCATTTTTTAACTTACACGGAGTATAAAAAAGGGGCTTGTCCATATTGTTATCATGACTTTAATCCAAACTGTCGCTTACACGAAACCATTTATTTTAAGGAGTAA
- the tgt gene encoding tRNA guanosine(34) transglycosylase Tgt, with the protein MTDYPIKYRLIKKEKHTGARLGEIITPHGTFPTPMFMPVGTQATVKTQSPEELKEMGSGIILSNTYHLWLRPGDELIARAGGLHKFMNWDQAILTDSGGFQVYSLADTRNITEEGVTFKNHLNGAKMFLSPEKAISIQNNLGSDIMMSFDECPQFYQPYDYVKKSIERTSRWAERGLKAHRRPHDQGLFGIVQGAGFKDLRRQSASDLVSMDFPGYSIGGLAVGESHKEMNEVLDFTVPMLPENKPRYLMGVGAPDSLIDGVIRGVDMFDCVLPTRIARNGTCMTSEGRLVVKNAAYAEDFTPLDHDCDCYTCRNYTRAYIRHLLKADETFGLRLTSYHNLYFLVNLMKKVRQAIMDDNLLEFREDFFERYGYNKSDRNF; encoded by the coding sequence ATGACAGATTATCCGATTAAGTATCGCTTAATTAAGAAAGAAAAACACACAGGTGCTCGTTTGGGTGAAATTATCACACCCCACGGCACATTTCCAACGCCAATGTTTATGCCTGTTGGAACGCAAGCAACAGTTAAAACACAATCGCCAGAAGAACTCAAGGAAATGGGTTCAGGAATTATCTTATCAAATACTTATCACCTCTGGTTACGTCCAGGTGACGAATTAATCGCTCGCGCTGGTGGACTTCATAAATTTATGAATTGGGACCAAGCGATTCTGACTGATAGTGGTGGTTTCCAAGTGTATTCATTGGCTGATACACGTAACATCACTGAGGAAGGGGTGACCTTTAAAAACCACCTTAACGGTGCTAAAATGTTCCTCTCACCAGAAAAAGCCATCTCTATTCAAAATAATCTTGGCTCGGACATCATGATGAGCTTTGATGAATGCCCTCAATTCTACCAACCGTATGATTACGTTAAAAAATCAATCGAACGTACAAGTCGTTGGGCTGAACGTGGCTTGAAAGCACATCGTCGTCCACATGACCAAGGGCTTTTTGGTATCGTGCAAGGTGCTGGTTTCAAAGACCTTCGTCGCCAATCAGCTAGTGACTTGGTCAGCATGGATTTCCCAGGATATTCAATTGGTGGACTTGCCGTTGGAGAATCACACAAAGAAATGAATGAGGTGCTTGATTTCACAGTGCCAATGTTGCCAGAAAATAAACCACGTTACCTTATGGGCGTTGGTGCACCAGATAGTTTGATTGACGGTGTTATTCGCGGTGTGGATATGTTTGACTGCGTGCTTCCAACACGTATCGCTCGAAATGGAACATGTATGACAAGTGAAGGGCGTTTGGTGGTTAAAAATGCAGCTTACGCAGAAGATTTCACACCACTTGACCATGATTGTGATTGCTACACATGTCGCAATTACACACGTGCTTACATTCGTCACTTGCTTAAAGCTGATGAAACCTTTGGGCTTCGTTTGACAAGCTATCATAACCTTTACTTCCTTGTCAACTTGATGAAAAAAGTTCGTCAAGCTATCATGGATGACAATCTTTTGGAATTCCGCGAGGATTTCTTTGAACGCTACGGCTATAACAAGAGTGACCGTAATTTCTAA
- a CDS encoding DUF975 family protein, whose protein sequence is MKASETRRKAREFLKTLSGKYQLFIVSIVLAILTVSISYRQTIFTTSHGTEFSITESVPSIIGILSALFLASASYAVLDVIRFKRNHVEVGDNMIVFSNELFGKYVLTAILKWLFLFLWSLIAGVGIFIFTIGVTYAAVDDSAAGWIIVIIGLIAMMAGFVLAIMKNYSYCMTTYILYDDVQNGTYEGPRSVIDKSTKLMKGNRWRFFCLQFSFIGWYILTGITCGLLYFYTLPYITTANLFFYEDLLENAE, encoded by the coding sequence ATGAAAGCTTCAGAAACACGTCGAAAAGCTAGAGAATTTCTTAAAACTCTCTCTGGTAAATACCAACTGTTTATTGTTTCTATTGTTTTAGCGATTCTTACCGTTTCAATTTCTTATCGTCAAACAATTTTCACAACAAGCCACGGTACTGAATTTAGCATCACAGAATCTGTTCCAAGTATCATTGGCATTCTATCTGCACTATTTCTTGCGTCGGCAAGTTATGCTGTACTTGACGTAATTCGCTTCAAACGCAACCACGTCGAAGTAGGAGACAACATGATTGTCTTTTCAAACGAACTATTTGGGAAATACGTTTTGACAGCTATTTTAAAATGGCTATTTCTCTTCTTATGGTCTTTGATTGCTGGTGTCGGAATATTTATTTTTACTATCGGAGTTACTTATGCAGCTGTAGATGATTCTGCTGCAGGATGGATTATTGTGATTATCGGTTTGATTGCGATGATGGCGGGATTTGTACTTGCTATTATGAAAAACTATTCATACTGCATGACAACTTATATTCTTTATGATGATGTCCAAAACGGCACTTATGAAGGTCCTCGTAGCGTTATTGATAAGAGTACAAAACTGATGAAAGGAAATAGATGGCGTTTCTTCTGCTTACAATTTAGCTTCATTGGTTGGTACATCTTAACAGGAATCACTTGTGGTTTGCTTTACTTCTACACACTACCATACATTACAACAGCCAACCTCTTCTTCTACGAAGACTTACTAGAAAATGCTGAATAA
- the perR gene encoding peroxide-responsive transcriptional repressor PerR, whose protein sequence is MDVHTHHRPLDAYENVIEHLKKKHIRITETRKAIIAYIINSHEHPSVDKIYRDLLPEHPNMSLATVYNNMKVLVDEGFVAELKVTNDTTTYYDFMGHQHINIVCKNCGEIADFMDVDAIDIGKEAYEQTGYQITKIQLTAYGICPKCQEKLKAAGEFFMTYREDK, encoded by the coding sequence ATGGATGTTCACACTCACCACCGTCCTTTGGATGCCTATGAGAATGTCATTGAGCATCTCAAAAAGAAACATATCCGTATAACGGAGACTCGCAAAGCCATTATTGCTTATATTATAAATAGTCATGAGCACCCTAGTGTCGATAAAATTTATAGAGACCTATTGCCAGAACACCCTAATATGAGTTTAGCAACGGTTTATAACAATATGAAAGTATTGGTTGATGAAGGATTTGTTGCCGAGTTAAAAGTAACAAACGACACCACAACTTACTATGATTTTATGGGACATCAGCACATTAACATTGTTTGTAAAAACTGTGGTGAAATTGCTGATTTTATGGATGTTGATGCCATTGATATTGGCAAAGAAGCTTATGAACAAACAGGTTATCAAATCACAAAAATTCAACTGACAGCTTACGGCATTTGCCCAAAATGTCAAGAAAAACTAAAAGCAGCAGGCGAATTTTTTATGACTTATCGAGAGGATAAGTAA
- a CDS encoding phenolic acid decarboxylase → MTKIFKTLDDFLGTHFIYTYDNGWEYEWYAKNEHTVDYRIHGGMVAGRWVKDQEANIVMLTEGVYKVAWTEPTGTDVALDFVPNEKKLNGTIFFPAWVHEHPEITVCFQNEHIDLMEESREKYATYPKLVVPEFAHITYMGDAGQNNEDVISEAPYEGLPDDIRNGKYFDDNYKRWKK, encoded by the coding sequence GTGACAAAAATATTTAAAACTTTGGACGATTTTTTAGGAACTCACTTTATTTACACTTACGATAATGGTTGGGAATACGAATGGTATGCTAAAAATGAACACACTGTTGATTATCGTATTCATGGCGGTATGGTTGCGGGGCGTTGGGTCAAAGACCAAGAAGCTAATATCGTTATGCTCACAGAAGGCGTTTATAAAGTTGCTTGGACAGAACCAACTGGTACTGATGTTGCCCTTGATTTCGTGCCCAATGAGAAAAAATTGAACGGTACGATTTTCTTTCCTGCTTGGGTTCATGAACATCCTGAAATTACGGTTTGCTTCCAAAATGAACACATTGATTTAATGGAAGAATCTCGCGAAAAATACGCTACTTATCCAAAATTAGTCGTTCCTGAATTTGCTCACATTACCTATATGGGTGATGCGGGGCAAAATAACGAAGATGTCATCTCTGAAGCACCATACGAAGGCTTACCAGACGACATTCGTAACGGGAAATACTTTGATGATAATTACAAACGTTGGAAAAAATAA
- a CDS encoding PadR family transcriptional regulator: MPKERLLPYIILGIVKHSSPITGQAITKQFDNEIGEFWRASHSQIYPELKRMSNDNWLKQTTSEDNAKEKYYQLTSEGEAILSNWLEETVEEAPIQKDLFSLKMFFIHDQANPRILSLLEEERQILLEQLAHFKMREKLLFSSSKDIERAYGHYLILSRAISRVSSQLSWIEDTIQQWQKQNKN, encoded by the coding sequence ATGCCTAAAGAACGTCTCTTACCCTATATCATTTTGGGGATTGTCAAACATTCTTCACCGATTACTGGGCAGGCTATTACGAAACAATTTGACAATGAGATTGGCGAATTTTGGCGTGCTTCTCATAGTCAGATTTACCCTGAATTAAAACGTATGTCCAATGACAATTGGCTCAAACAAACGACCTCTGAAGATAATGCTAAGGAAAAATATTACCAATTAACGAGTGAGGGGGAAGCAATTCTTTCTAACTGGTTAGAGGAGACGGTCGAGGAAGCGCCTATTCAAAAGGACCTTTTCTCTTTAAAAATGTTCTTTATCCACGACCAAGCTAACCCGCGAATTTTGTCCTTATTAGAGGAAGAACGTCAGATTTTGCTAGAACAGCTGGCGCATTTTAAAATGCGAGAAAAATTACTTTTTTCAAGCTCGAAAGATATTGAGCGTGCCTACGGTCACTACCTTATCCTAAGCCGCGCCATTTCCCGTGTTAGCAGTCAATTGAGCTGGATTGAGGACACTATCCAACAATGGCAGAAACAGAATAAAAACTGA
- a CDS encoding CoA-binding protein has translation MTTFQNPSQDVIADYLKNAKTIAVVGLSHRENSPAYGVSKIMQEAGYTIIPVNPRLAGQKILNETAYAKLQDVPVHIDIVDVFRRSEFLPEVAKDFIETDADIFWVQLGLESQEAADILQAAGRDKIVMNKCIKIEYQGL, from the coding sequence ATGACAACATTTCAAAATCCTAGTCAAGATGTGATTGCTGATTATTTAAAAAATGCCAAAACCATTGCTGTTGTTGGTTTATCACATCGTGAAAATAGTCCAGCTTATGGTGTTTCAAAAATCATGCAAGAAGCTGGTTATACGATTATTCCTGTCAATCCAAGATTAGCAGGACAGAAAATTTTAAACGAGACAGCTTATGCTAAACTTCAAGACGTTCCTGTCCACATTGACATTGTTGATGTTTTCAGACGAAGTGAATTTCTACCAGAAGTTGCCAAAGATTTCATTGAAACAGATGCCGACATTTTTTGGGTGCAACTTGGTCTAGAAAGTCAAGAAGCTGCTGATATTTTACAAGCCGCAGGACGTGATAAAATTGTCATGAACAAATGCATCAAGATTGAATATCAAGGCTTGTAA
- the polA gene encoding DNA polymerase I codes for MENKKKLLLIDGSSVAYRAFFALYNQIDRFKNRAGLHTNAIYGFHLMLNHLLERVQPTHVLVAFDAGKTTFRTEMYKDYKAGRAKTPDEFREQLPYIREMLSALGITFYDLENYEADDIIGTLDKLAENEDEYDVTIVSGDKDLIQLADNNTTVEISKKGVAEFEEFTPAYLMEKIGITPKQFIDLKALMGDKSDNIPGVTKIGEKTGLKLLLEYGSLEGVYENIDGMKKSKMKENLINDKEQAFLSKTLATINISAPITIGLDDIDYQGPDLDKLVPFYDEMGFKQFKDNLGAPKKQEKFDVSYTEVDSLSADMFADDQFFYFEILGDNYHVENIIGFAWGNDKAIYASTNLDLLKDDLFKAALAKPIKTYDFKRSKVLLSHFGVDLPAPAFDSRLAKYLLSTVDDNELSTIARLYTDYVLDSDEAVYGKGVKRAVPEKSVLLSHLARKIVVLNHSEKVMLDKLTEHQQASLLFDMEQPLANVLAKMEIAGISVKKATLQEMEASNQAVIDELTQEIYDLAGMEFNINSPKQLGELLFDKMQLPTSYTKKTKTGYSTAVDVLERLAPISPIVSKILEYRQIAKLQSTYIVGLQDFILQDGKIHTRYLQDLTQTGRLSSVDPNLQNIPVRLEQGRLIRKAFVPETEDEVLLSSDYSQIELRVLAHISNDEHLIAAFREGADIHTSTAMRVFGIEKTEDVTPNDRRNAKAVNFGIVYGISDYGLANNLGIPRKVAKQYIETYFERYPGIKNYMERVVRDAKDKGYVETLFHRRRELPDINSRNFNIRQFAERTAINSPIQGSAADILKIAMINLDKALVDGQFKTKMLLQVHDEIILQVPKDELEAVKTLVKETMESAIDLSVPLIADENAGQTWYEAK; via the coding sequence ATGGAAAACAAGAAAAAATTACTTTTAATTGACGGGTCATCCGTTGCTTATCGTGCCTTTTTTGCACTGTATAATCAGATTGATCGTTTTAAAAACCGTGCTGGTTTGCATACCAATGCCATTTACGGTTTTCACCTCATGCTCAATCATTTATTAGAAAGAGTTCAGCCAACACACGTTTTGGTGGCTTTTGATGCTGGTAAGACGACTTTCCGTACAGAAATGTACAAAGATTACAAGGCAGGTCGTGCCAAAACACCAGATGAATTCCGTGAGCAATTGCCTTACATCCGTGAAATGCTTAGTGCGCTTGGCATTACTTTCTATGATTTGGAAAATTATGAAGCTGATGACATCATCGGAACATTGGATAAATTAGCTGAAAATGAGGACGAGTACGACGTTACCATTGTCAGCGGAGATAAAGACCTTATTCAATTAGCTGATAACAACACAACCGTTGAAATTTCCAAAAAAGGTGTGGCAGAATTTGAAGAATTCACCCCAGCCTACCTCATGGAAAAAATTGGAATCACCCCTAAACAATTCATTGACCTTAAAGCGCTCATGGGGGATAAATCAGATAATATCCCTGGCGTTACAAAAATTGGCGAAAAAACTGGTCTTAAATTACTCTTAGAATACGGCAGCCTTGAAGGTGTTTACGAAAACATTGACGGTATGAAAAAATCTAAGATGAAAGAAAACTTGATTAATGATAAAGAGCAAGCTTTCTTATCTAAGACTTTGGCGACTATCAATATCAGTGCACCGATTACCATTGGTTTGGACGACATCGACTATCAAGGACCAGATTTAGACAAATTAGTACCATTTTACGATGAAATGGGCTTCAAGCAATTTAAAGACAATCTAGGTGCTCCGAAGAAACAAGAAAAATTCGACGTTAGCTACACCGAGGTGGATAGCTTGAGTGCGGATATGTTCGCAGATGACCAATTTTTCTATTTTGAAATTTTAGGTGATAATTATCACGTTGAAAATATCATTGGTTTTGCTTGGGGAAATGACAAGGCGATTTATGCGTCAACCAATCTTGACCTTCTCAAGGACGATTTGTTCAAAGCAGCGCTAGCTAAACCAATCAAAACTTACGATTTCAAACGTAGCAAAGTCTTGCTTAGTCATTTTGGTGTTGATTTACCAGCGCCAGCATTTGACAGCCGTTTGGCAAAATACCTCCTATCAACGGTTGATGACAATGAACTGTCAACTATTGCACGACTTTACACGGATTATGTTTTAGATAGTGATGAAGCTGTTTATGGCAAGGGGGTTAAGCGTGCCGTTCCTGAAAAATCGGTGCTGCTCAGCCATTTAGCACGTAAGATTGTGGTTTTGAACCATTCTGAGAAAGTCATGCTAGACAAGTTGACAGAACACCAACAAGCCAGCCTTCTCTTTGACATGGAGCAACCGTTGGCAAATGTCCTTGCTAAAATGGAAATTGCAGGTATTTCGGTTAAAAAAGCAACGCTTCAAGAAATGGAAGCTTCTAATCAGGCTGTTATCGATGAGTTGACACAAGAAATTTACGATTTGGCAGGCATGGAATTTAATATCAATTCGCCAAAACAATTGGGTGAATTGCTCTTTGACAAGATGCAATTGCCAACAAGCTACACGAAGAAAACCAAGACAGGGTATTCAACAGCGGTGGATGTCTTGGAACGATTGGCGCCAATCTCGCCAATCGTGTCTAAAATTTTGGAATATCGCCAAATTGCCAAATTGCAATCAACTTATATCGTTGGTTTGCAGGATTTCATTTTGCAGGATGGTAAAATTCACACCCGTTACTTACAAGATTTGACGCAAACAGGTCGTTTGTCTAGTGTTGACCCTAACTTGCAAAACATCCCAGTACGTTTGGAACAAGGGCGCTTGATTCGTAAAGCGTTTGTCCCAGAGACAGAAGATGAAGTGCTTTTAAGTTCTGACTACTCACAAATCGAATTGCGTGTTCTGGCTCACATTTCAAATGATGAGCATTTGATTGCGGCTTTCCGTGAAGGAGCAGACATTCACACGTCAACAGCCATGCGTGTCTTTGGTATTGAAAAAACAGAAGATGTCACACCAAATGACCGTCGTAATGCTAAGGCTGTTAACTTTGGTATTGTTTACGGCATTTCGGATTATGGGCTTGCTAATAACCTCGGCATTCCACGTAAAGTGGCTAAACAATACATTGAAACGTATTTTGAACGCTATCCAGGCATTAAAAATTACATGGAGCGCGTGGTGCGTGATGCCAAAGACAAAGGTTATGTCGAAACGCTTTTCCACCGTCGCCGAGAGTTGCCAGATATTAATTCACGTAATTTCAATATTCGTCAATTTGCAGAACGCACAGCTATCAACTCACCAATCCAAGGTAGTGCAGCTGATATTCTCAAAATTGCCATGATCAACCTTGACAAAGCCTTAGTTGACGGTCAATTCAAGACAAAAATGCTTTTACAAGTACACGATGAAATCATTCTTCAAGTACCAAAAGACGAACTTGAAGCCGTTAAAACATTGGTCAAAGAAACCATGGAATCAGCGATTGACTTATCAGTACCCCTCATTGCAGACGAAAATGCAGGACAAACATGGTACGAAGCAAAATAG
- a CDS encoding AEC family transporter, which translates to MTTFVNSISGVLVILVMVMVGYVLAKKGWFDDQTSSLIAQLVTKVALPCYMIYTIVGRFTADELLKMLPQLRFPALSMIILLAIAMAVAQLFAVDKKHQGLFVSMFFNSNTIFVGLPINQALFGDKSIPYVLVYYMCNTTFFWTIGTYFIQKDGRHSATIDFRDSLRKIFSPPLLGFIIGVILVLLNIQLPAFLLSDFQYLGNLTIPLSMIFIGISVANAGLSRLRFSKDNVLVLLGRFVVAPLLMMVIVSHTQMPLLMKQVFIIQSAMPVMTNAPVVAKLYGADADYAAIMVTESTLLTMLIVPILMYLVNYL; encoded by the coding sequence ATGACAACGTTTGTGAACAGTATTTCAGGTGTCTTAGTTATTTTGGTCATGGTTATGGTGGGCTATGTTTTAGCTAAAAAAGGTTGGTTTGATGACCAGACCTCCTCTTTGATTGCACAATTAGTTACCAAAGTGGCTTTACCATGTTACATGATTTATACGATTGTTGGTCGTTTCACGGCTGACGAATTGTTAAAAATGCTACCACAATTGCGTTTCCCTGCTCTTTCGATGATTATTCTGCTTGCGATTGCCATGGCGGTAGCACAGCTATTTGCTGTAGATAAAAAACATCAGGGCTTGTTTGTCTCTATGTTTTTTAATTCCAATACCATTTTTGTGGGATTGCCTATCAATCAAGCCCTTTTTGGCGATAAGAGCATTCCTTACGTTTTGGTTTATTACATGTGCAACACGACTTTCTTTTGGACGATTGGAACTTATTTTATCCAAAAAGATGGACGTCATTCTGCCACGATTGACTTTCGTGACAGTTTACGAAAAATTTTCTCACCACCGCTTTTAGGTTTTATTATTGGGGTGATTTTGGTGCTATTGAACATCCAACTGCCTGCCTTTTTACTTAGCGACTTTCAATATTTGGGCAACCTTACGATTCCGCTATCAATGATTTTTATTGGGATTTCGGTGGCAAATGCAGGGCTGTCACGTCTACGTTTTAGTAAAGACAATGTTTTGGTTCTTTTAGGACGTTTTGTTGTAGCTCCGCTGTTAATGATGGTGATTGTTAGCCACACGCAAATGCCATTACTAATGAAACAAGTCTTTATCATCCAATCAGCCATGCCTGTCATGACAAACGCTCCCGTTGTCGCAAAACTTTACGGAGCAGACGCAGATTACGCAGCTATTATGGTGACCGAATCAACCCTTCTCACCATGCTCATCGTCCCAATTTTGATGTATTTAGTGAATTATTTATAA
- the tkt gene encoding transketolase codes for MSQLSVNAIRFLGIDAIEKAKSGHPGVVMGAAPMAYSLYTKHLRVNPAVSNWINRDRFILSAGHGSMLLYALLHLSGFDVTIDDLKHFRQWGSKTPGHPEYGHTDGVDATSGPLGQGISMAVGLAQAERFLAAKYNKPDFPIFNHYTYVIAGDGDFMEGVSGEASSYAAKQQLNKLIVLYDSNDICLDGETNAAFTENVRARYNAYGWHTAIVEDGTDINAISLAIEEAKASNKPSLIEIKTTIGYGAPTKGGTNAVHGAPLGAEEIAATRRHLGWEYPPFDVPEEVYDDFKENVEKRGVAAYQKWLEMLAAYKTAYPNEAKEVEAIIRGEDPATLTEADFPVFDDGFSQATRHSSQAAINAAAAVLPNFLGGSADLAHSNMTYINDDGLQDAEHPLNRNIQFGVREFGMATILNGMALHGGLRVFGGTFFVFSDYLKAAMRLSALQGLPVVYVFTHDSIAVGEDGPTHEPIEQLSGLRAIPNLTVLRPADARETQAAWHYALTQKSTPTALVLTRQNLVVEKGTSFTAVEKGAYVVYESSADFDTILLASGSEINLAVEAAKKLVAQGGKVRVVSVPSTELFDDQPAEYKEMILPNAVRKRVAIEMAATQPWYKYVGLDGKVIGIDTFGASAPASEVIEHYGFTVDNIVNTVNHL; via the coding sequence ATGTCACAATTATCTGTTAATGCCATTCGTTTTTTAGGAATTGATGCCATTGAAAAAGCCAAATCAGGTCATCCAGGAGTCGTTATGGGAGCTGCTCCAATGGCATACAGTCTTTACACTAAACATTTGCGTGTCAATCCTGCTGTTTCAAACTGGATTAATCGCGACCGCTTCATTTTATCAGCAGGGCATGGTTCAATGTTGCTTTATGCTCTTCTTCATTTGTCAGGATTCGACGTTACGATTGATGATTTGAAACATTTTCGTCAATGGGGGTCAAAAACGCCAGGTCATCCCGAATACGGTCATACTGATGGTGTGGATGCAACCTCTGGACCACTAGGTCAAGGGATTTCTATGGCTGTCGGACTAGCACAGGCGGAACGTTTCTTAGCTGCAAAATACAATAAACCAGATTTTCCAATTTTCAATCACTATACCTATGTTATCGCTGGTGACGGTGACTTTATGGAAGGAGTGTCTGGCGAAGCATCGTCTTACGCAGCTAAACAGCAATTGAATAAGTTGATTGTTCTTTATGATTCAAATGATATTTGCCTAGATGGTGAGACAAATGCTGCTTTTACTGAAAATGTTCGTGCACGCTACAATGCTTATGGTTGGCATACTGCTATTGTTGAAGATGGCACAGATATCAATGCCATTAGTCTTGCTATCGAAGAAGCAAAAGCTTCTAACAAGCCAAGCTTGATTGAAATTAAAACAACGATTGGCTACGGTGCACCAACAAAAGGTGGAACCAATGCGGTTCACGGAGCTCCACTCGGTGCTGAAGAAATAGCTGCCACACGACGTCATCTTGGCTGGGAGTATCCACCGTTTGACGTTCCCGAAGAGGTTTATGATGATTTTAAAGAAAATGTAGAGAAGCGTGGGGTTGCAGCATATCAAAAATGGTTAGAAATGCTCGCAGCCTACAAAACAGCCTATCCAAATGAAGCTAAAGAAGTTGAAGCTATTATTAGAGGAGAGGACCCAGCAACGCTCACAGAAGCAGATTTTCCTGTTTTTGACGATGGCTTTTCACAAGCAACACGTCACTCGTCACAAGCTGCGATTAATGCGGCAGCAGCGGTTCTTCCTAATTTTCTTGGTGGCTCAGCTGACCTTGCTCATTCAAACATGACTTATATTAACGATGATGGCTTACAAGATGCTGAACATCCACTTAATCGCAATATTCAGTTTGGTGTTCGTGAGTTTGGTATGGCAACTATTTTGAATGGTATGGCACTGCATGGTGGGCTTCGCGTTTTTGGTGGGACATTCTTTGTCTTTTCTGATTATCTTAAAGCTGCCATGCGTCTGTCTGCTCTCCAAGGCTTGCCAGTTGTCTATGTTTTTACTCATGATTCCATTGCTGTTGGTGAGGACGGACCAACTCATGAGCCAATTGAACAATTATCAGGTTTGCGAGCAATTCCAAATTTGACAGTGCTTCGCCCAGCAGATGCCCGTGAAACGCAGGCTGCTTGGCACTATGCTTTGACACAAAAATCAACGCCGACAGCGCTTGTTTTAACACGTCAAAATCTAGTTGTTGAAAAAGGAACAAGTTTCACTGCCGTTGAAAAAGGTGCTTATGTTGTTTACGAGTCAAGCGCAGATTTTGATACCATTCTTTTAGCATCAGGCTCAGAAATTAATTTAGCGGTAGAAGCGGCTAAAAAATTAGTTGCCCAAGGTGGTAAGGTTCGAGTTGTTTCAGTACCGTCAACAGAATTATTTGATGACCAACCAGCAGAATATAAAGAAATGATTCTCCCAAATGCTGTTCGGAAACGTGTTGCTATTGAAATGGCGGCAACCCAACCATGGTATAAATACGTTGGCTTAGACGGCAAAGTCATCGGTATTGATACGTTTGGAGCTTCAGCACCAGCATCAGAGGTGATTGAACACTACGGTTTCACAGTTGATAATATTGTCAACACTGTCAATCACCTTTAA